A genome region from Deinococcus humi includes the following:
- a CDS encoding HD-GYP domain-containing protein yields MRASAPAVSARSHRPATSEQPEHPMRLARCAAAWSPTAHAGRVALLAVAVARQLELPAAQVREVYRAGLIHDLGKLFVPPQVRRKPTALTAHEWGQMQRHPVYSARLIRLLPGLSRTVRRAARHHHERWDGTGYPAGLSGEAIPLLARILAVCDVYDALSSPRSYKRAWEPGAVQREFKAQTGSHFDPQIVAALGEVLRWPFHSGSKT; encoded by the coding sequence ATGAGAGCTTCCGCGCCGGCGGTCAGTGCCCGGTCACACAGGCCCGCCACCTCCGAACAACCTGAACACCCCATGCGGCTGGCCCGATGCGCCGCAGCATGGTCGCCAACCGCCCATGCTGGACGGGTGGCGCTGTTGGCCGTCGCGGTCGCGCGACAGCTGGAATTGCCTGCGGCTCAGGTACGCGAGGTGTACCGGGCAGGCCTGATTCATGATCTGGGCAAGCTGTTCGTGCCGCCTCAGGTGCGCCGCAAGCCCACGGCGCTCACCGCGCACGAGTGGGGCCAGATGCAGCGTCATCCGGTATACAGCGCCCGCCTGATCCGCCTGCTGCCTGGATTGTCCCGTACGGTCCGGCGGGCCGCACGGCATCACCATGAACGCTGGGACGGCACGGGCTATCCGGCTGGTCTTTCTGGCGAGGCCATTCCCCTGCTGGCGCGGATTCTGGCGGTGTGTGATGTCTACGACGCGCTCAGTTCGCCGCGCAGTTACAAGCGGGCGTGGGAGCCGGGGGCCGTACAGCGGGAGTTCAAGGCCCAGACCGGCAGCCACTTCGATCCGCAAATCGTGGCGGCACTGGGCGAAGTGCTGCGCTGGCCGTTCCACTCAGGCTCCAAGACCTGA
- a CDS encoding roadblock/LC7 domain-containing protein yields MTATMSKQDQLTSTLTTLRGALPELRGALVATVDGLPIAQDMGGGVDANRVAAMAATALGLGKRINDTLGSGQLTDMSVGGTDGQVYIYAAGKKGVLAVVAPAGVNLGLLHMEARDAAQSVSIIL; encoded by the coding sequence ATGACCGCCACCATGAGCAAGCAAGACCAGCTGACCTCCACCCTCACCACCCTGCGCGGCGCGCTGCCTGAACTGCGCGGCGCGCTGGTGGCCACCGTCGACGGCCTGCCCATCGCGCAGGACATGGGCGGCGGCGTGGACGCCAACCGCGTGGCGGCCATGGCCGCCACCGCCCTGGGGCTGGGCAAGCGCATCAACGACACCCTGGGTTCGGGCCAGCTCACCGACATGAGTGTGGGCGGCACCGATGGGCAGGTCTACATCTACGCTGCGGGCAAGAAAGGCGTGTTGGCCGTTGTCGCGCCCGCGGGCGTCAATCTGGGGCTGCTGCACATGGAAGCCCGCGACGCGGCCCAGAGCGTCTCCATCATCCTGTAA
- a CDS encoding MgtC/SapB family protein: protein MDSFWNELKLMQGPLVAFVLSGMIGWERERMHRSAGLRTHMLVGMSAALFVVLAESLIVSFGTDDNGVRFDMIGLLGAVVSGISFLGAGAIFSDRGQKAKGLTTAAGLLATAGVGVACGLHLYVLATGATLLFLFTLAVVQRLAQGETDSAAEEQE from the coding sequence ATGGACTCTTTCTGGAACGAACTCAAACTGATGCAGGGCCCGCTGGTGGCCTTTGTGCTCAGCGGAATGATCGGCTGGGAACGCGAACGCATGCACCGCAGCGCGGGCCTGCGGACCCACATGCTGGTGGGCATGAGCGCGGCCCTGTTCGTGGTGCTGGCCGAATCCCTGATCGTCTCGTTTGGCACCGACGACAATGGCGTGCGCTTCGACATGATCGGCCTGCTGGGCGCGGTGGTCAGTGGCATTAGTTTCCTGGGGGCCGGGGCGATTTTCTCGGACCGGGGCCAGAAGGCCAAGGGGCTGACCACGGCGGCGGGCCTGCTGGCGACGGCAGGGGTGGGCGTGGCCTGCGGGCTGCACCTCTATGTGTTGGCGACGGGGGCCACCCTGCTGTTTCTGTTCACGCTGGCGGTGGTCCAGCGTCTGGCCCAGGGCGAGACGGACAGCGCCGCCGAGGAGCAGGAGTAG
- a CDS encoding GTP-binding protein yields the protein MTATEAPLKLVVSGPVGAGKTTFVQTISETPVVATEAEASEDIGKTHTTVAFDFGTLRLDGQDVHLYGTPGQDRFNFMWEVLCEGALGLVLLVAGDRPEDFAHARNMLDFITSRIPVPFLVGVTRQDQASVWLPEDVALYFGLPETQVVGLNATCPDQVRRTLATLLELQLAPALRTEHHPSPFIH from the coding sequence ATGACCGCCACCGAGGCGCCGCTCAAGCTGGTGGTCTCCGGGCCTGTTGGCGCCGGCAAGACCACCTTTGTCCAGACCATCTCCGAGACCCCCGTCGTCGCCACCGAGGCCGAGGCCAGCGAGGACATCGGCAAGACACACACCACCGTCGCCTTCGACTTCGGCACCCTGCGCCTGGACGGTCAGGACGTGCACCTGTACGGCACGCCCGGCCAGGACCGCTTCAACTTCATGTGGGAAGTGTTGTGCGAGGGCGCCCTCGGACTGGTGCTGCTGGTGGCCGGAGACCGCCCCGAGGACTTTGCCCACGCCCGCAACATGCTCGATTTCATCACCAGCCGCATTCCGGTGCCGTTTCTGGTGGGCGTGACCCGGCAGGATCAGGCCTCGGTGTGGCTGCCGGAGGACGTGGCGTTGTACTTCGGCCTGCCTGAAACGCAGGTGGTGGGCCTGAACGCCACCTGCCCGGATCAGGTGCGCCGGACGCTGGCCACTCTGCTGGAACTGCAGCTGGCCCCAGCGCTGCGGACCGAACACCACCCTTCCCCCTTCATCCACTGA
- a CDS encoding recombinase family protein, with the protein MSGGNAQRPQLTALLGHAREGDTVVVHSMDRLARNLDDLRSLVNGLTEKGVRVEFIKEGLTFTGEDSAMSKLLLSVMGAFAEFERSLIRERQREGITAAKKAGGYKGRRKTLTAAQVSELQRRAEKGESKASLARDLGISRETVYQYLKTARDV; encoded by the coding sequence GTGAGCGGCGGCAATGCCCAGCGCCCGCAGTTGACCGCCCTGCTGGGTCACGCCCGCGAGGGGGACACCGTGGTAGTGCACAGCATGGACCGCCTGGCCCGCAATCTCGATGACCTGCGCTCCCTGGTCAACGGGCTGACGGAGAAGGGCGTGCGCGTCGAGTTCATCAAGGAAGGGCTGACCTTTACTGGAGAGGATTCCGCGATGTCCAAGCTGCTCCTGAGCGTGATGGGGGCCTTTGCGGAGTTCGAGCGTTCCCTGATCCGCGAGCGCCAGCGCGAAGGCATCACGGCGGCCAAAAAGGCTGGGGGGTACAAGGGACGCAGAAAGACCCTGACCGCTGCCCAGGTCAGTGAGTTGCAGCGGCGCGCGGAGAAGGGCGAGTCGAAAGCCAGCCTCGCCAGAGACCTCGGGATTAGCCGGGAGACGGTCTATCAGTATCTCAAGACCGCACGGGACGTATAA
- a CDS encoding GGDEF domain-containing protein, producing the protein MNLPPAPAPPQPEQASTLPADPAGLVRWIPPLAAAIGLLILVFLRIAAPPYVGLLSLIIVYGSLARFGPRTFRAPLLHSAAPVYALTLLLAWGLALYRLPDHPATPMVRLAVLLHLTTVYVFLFVRGSPAGAARWAWGTLTLLILTALPHAWRTLGQTGVFDSLTLPVTLLFSHGALITALHLFSTFRERAAYSEGRAQALDELAHRDALTGLLNRRALERDLEAVVAASSAGLRLAVVDVDGLKAVNDRLGHAAGDDLLRRFAQGFAQEVGALGQVYRISGDEFALLLPEGALAAEGLIGRVTQTVQAVYPGAAASVGTARWRAGETAGAWLSRADGAMYRHKRRGGPGR; encoded by the coding sequence ATGAACCTGCCACCTGCCCCAGCTCCTCCCCAGCCTGAACAGGCTTCCACGCTGCCTGCTGATCCAGCCGGGCTGGTGCGGTGGATTCCCCCGCTCGCGGCGGCCATCGGCCTGCTGATTCTGGTGTTCCTGCGCATCGCTGCCCCGCCGTACGTGGGCCTCCTGAGCCTGATCATTGTCTACGGCAGCCTGGCTCGGTTCGGCCCACGCACCTTCAGAGCCCCCCTGCTCCACAGCGCCGCGCCGGTCTACGCCCTCACCCTGCTGCTGGCCTGGGGCCTGGCGCTGTACCGGTTGCCGGACCATCCCGCCACGCCGATGGTCCGCCTGGCCGTTCTGCTGCACCTCACCACTGTGTACGTCTTTCTGTTTGTGCGGGGGTCACCGGCGGGCGCGGCCCGCTGGGCCTGGGGCACCCTGACCCTGCTGATTCTCACCGCACTGCCCCACGCCTGGCGGACGCTGGGTCAGACCGGGGTCTTCGACAGCCTGACCCTGCCGGTGACCCTGCTGTTTTCTCACGGCGCGCTGATCACGGCACTCCACCTGTTCAGCACCTTTCGGGAGCGGGCGGCCTACAGCGAGGGACGGGCACAGGCGCTGGATGAACTGGCCCACCGTGACGCGCTGACCGGCCTGCTCAACCGCCGCGCGCTCGAGCGTGACCTGGAGGCGGTGGTGGCCGCCTCCAGCGCGGGGCTGCGCCTGGCCGTGGTGGACGTCGACGGCCTTAAGGCGGTCAACGACCGTCTGGGACACGCGGCGGGGGACGATCTGCTGCGCCGGTTCGCTCAGGGCTTTGCGCAGGAGGTGGGCGCGCTCGGGCAGGTGTACCGGATCAGCGGAGATGAGTTCGCGCTGCTGTTGCCGGAAGGGGCACTCGCGGCCGAGGGCCTCATCGGCCGGGTCACCCAGACGGTGCAGGCGGTGTATCCGGGGGCGGCGGCCAGTGTGGGAACAGCCCGCTGGCGGGCCGGGGAAACGGCGGGGGCCTGGCTGTCGCGCGCGGACGGGGCGATGTACCGGCACAAGCGCCGGGGCGGTCCAGGCCGGTGA
- a CDS encoding HD domain-containing phosphohydrolase — protein MTHLSPMTLGPAPEYRRLVEEMPIMLWTADAAGRWTHVNGRWTEYTGLIGEAQGFGFEAALHPDDVAPTLEVWTAAIHSGQPYDIEYRLRDTHGQHRWFVVRGRKVSAPGADDVTWVGSCTDIDAQKQAEVAALNAQRAAVRALGLALEVRDGDTGGHTDRVVGQALALGRALGLGAADLEALELGATLHDVGKIGIPDQVLRKPAALDLDERMLIQAHPAQGARFAAALGLLPPAALGVIRHHHERWDGQGYPDELAWDQIPLLARIFAVVDVYDALVSVRPYKAAWTPEQAQAEIERQAGTQFDPQVVRVFLALTSG, from the coding sequence GTGACCCATCTGTCCCCCATGACGCTGGGGCCGGCACCGGAATACCGGCGTCTCGTCGAGGAGATGCCCATCATGCTCTGGACCGCCGACGCCGCCGGCCGCTGGACCCATGTCAATGGCCGCTGGACCGAGTACACCGGCCTGATCGGCGAGGCCCAGGGCTTCGGGTTTGAGGCCGCCCTGCACCCGGATGACGTGGCCCCCACCCTGGAAGTGTGGACCGCGGCCATTCACAGCGGACAGCCTTACGACATCGAATACCGGCTGCGCGATACCCACGGCCAGCACCGCTGGTTCGTCGTGCGAGGACGCAAGGTCAGCGCCCCAGGTGCGGACGACGTGACCTGGGTGGGCAGTTGCACCGACATCGACGCGCAAAAGCAGGCCGAGGTGGCCGCCCTGAACGCGCAGCGCGCCGCGGTGCGCGCCCTGGGATTGGCGCTGGAAGTGAGGGATGGAGATACCGGGGGGCACACGGACCGGGTGGTGGGGCAGGCCCTGGCCCTTGGACGGGCGTTGGGACTCGGTGCGGCGGATCTGGAAGCCCTCGAACTGGGCGCGACCCTGCACGACGTGGGGAAGATTGGCATTCCAGACCAGGTGCTGCGCAAGCCCGCTGCCCTGGACCTGGATGAGCGGATGCTCATTCAAGCCCATCCCGCCCAGGGCGCACGCTTCGCCGCCGCGCTGGGCCTCTTGCCACCCGCCGCGCTGGGGGTCATCCGCCACCACCATGAACGCTGGGACGGACAGGGCTATCCCGACGAACTGGCCTGGGACCAGATTCCGTTGCTGGCGCGCATCTTTGCGGTGGTGGACGTATACGACGCGCTGGTCAGCGTGCGGCCGTACAAGGCGGCCTGGACGCCGGAACAGGCTCAGGCGGAGATCGAGCGGCAGGCGGGCACCCAATTTGATCCGCAGGTGGTGCGCGTGTTCCTGGCACTGACTTCCGGGTGA
- a CDS encoding DUF808 domain-containing protein, with the protein MSGGLVALLDDVAALAKLAAASIDDIGAAAGKAGVKAIGVVVDDTAVTPRYVTGFTPDRELPIIWRIARGSLKNKIVFILPAALLLSQFLPWALNPLLMVGGAYLCFEGAEKLYEAVWGHHNPEGEDVIKLASDAHEEKMVSGAIRTDFILSAEIMAISLAEVAAQPLFSRALILVLVALMITALVYGVVGLIVKADDLGVRLAATGSRTAQAVGRGLVKGMPVVMSALSVIGTAAMLWVGGHIITDGLDKFGLSWPAHTLHELALAAGGAIPFAAGVVEWLVETLGSALVGVLLGGLIVAALHLRPKKGGAH; encoded by the coding sequence ATGAGCGGCGGCCTCGTCGCCCTGCTCGATGACGTGGCCGCCCTGGCCAAACTGGCCGCCGCCTCTATCGACGACATCGGCGCGGCGGCGGGCAAGGCCGGGGTCAAGGCCATTGGCGTGGTGGTGGACGACACGGCGGTCACGCCCCGTTATGTCACGGGCTTCACGCCGGACCGCGAACTGCCGATCATCTGGCGCATCGCCAGGGGTTCGCTGAAAAACAAGATCGTGTTTATTTTGCCCGCCGCGCTGCTGCTGAGCCAGTTTCTGCCGTGGGCACTGAATCCGCTGCTGATGGTGGGCGGGGCGTACCTGTGTTTCGAGGGGGCCGAGAAGCTGTACGAGGCGGTCTGGGGCCACCACAACCCAGAGGGAGAGGACGTCATCAAGCTCGCCAGCGACGCCCACGAGGAGAAGATGGTCTCGGGCGCAATCCGCACCGATTTCATCCTGTCGGCGGAAATCATGGCAATCTCGCTGGCGGAAGTGGCCGCGCAGCCCCTCTTTTCCCGCGCGCTGATCCTGGTGCTGGTGGCGCTGATGATCACGGCGCTGGTGTACGGCGTGGTGGGCTTGATCGTGAAGGCTGACGATCTTGGCGTGCGGCTGGCGGCTACTGGTTCCAGGACGGCGCAGGCAGTGGGGCGCGGCTTGGTCAAGGGCATGCCAGTGGTGATGTCGGCGCTGTCGGTAATCGGCACGGCGGCGATGCTGTGGGTGGGCGGTCACATCATCACCGACGGGCTGGACAAGTTTGGGTTGAGCTGGCCCGCCCACACGCTGCACGAATTGGCGCTAGCAGCGGGCGGGGCCATCCCTTTCGCAGCGGGCGTGGTGGAGTGGCTGGTGGAAACGCTGGGGTCTGCCCTCGTGGGCGTGCTGCTGGGCGGACTCATCGTGGCGGCGCTGCACCTGAGGCCAAAGAAGGGCGGGGCGCATTAA